A section of the Falco biarmicus isolate bFalBia1 chromosome 3, bFalBia1.pri, whole genome shotgun sequence genome encodes:
- the PKIA gene encoding cAMP-dependent protein kinase inhibitor alpha — translation MTDVESTYADFIASGRTGRRNALHDILVSSPGGNSSELALKLSELDINKAEGEGDAQRNPSEQTGEAQGEAAKQES, via the exons ATGACTGATGTGGAATCTACATATGCAGACTTTATTGCTTCAGGAAGAACAGGTAGAAGAAATGCGTTACATGACATACTTGTGTCCTCTCCGGGTGGGAACTCTAGTGAACTAGCCTTAAAGTTATCAGAGCTTGATATAAACAAAGCAG aaggagaaggagatgcACAACGAAATCCAAGTGAGCAAACTGGGGAGGCCCAAGGGGAGGCAGCAAAGCAAGAAAGCTGA